TTTAGAATTCTGTTATTTTGAAATTAATCCTGGAAGCAATAAAAAATGAGACACAAATTCCTTAAGAAACTAGAATCAATAAATAGATGGAGAATGCAGAAGATTTCTAACAGAAACTTCTTGATTGTTCTAGCGTTTGTGGTTGGTATTGTTGGAGGTTTGGCTGCAGCTTTATTAAAAGGTCTCACTCATTTTATTGCTGCTAAATTACAAGATGATTTAGAATGGCATTTTAAATATTCCTTGTACCTTATTTTTCCATTGATAGGGATCTTCTTAAGTGTGCTTTATGTGCGCAAGTTTATAAAAGGTAAGAAACTAGAGCATGGAATTACTCCAATTATCTATTCCATATCTAGAAGGTCTAGTAGGATCGATATCCACAACATTTATTCTCAGATTGTAACCAGTGCGATTACCGTAGGATTTGGAGGGTCTTCTGGACTTGAGGCACCGATTGCCTATTCTGGTTCAGCGATTGGATCGAACATTGGTAGATTCTTCGGGCTAAGCTATAAGGAAGTTACTATGTTGCTTGCTTGTGGTGCTGCAGCAGGTATTTCCGGAGCATTCAATAGCCCTGTAGCAGGGATGATCTTTGCAATTGAGATCTTATTACCAGAATTTTCAATTCCAGCATTTATACCACTGTTGATTTCTTCAGCATTGGCGGCAGTAATTTCCAGGATATTATATAGCGAACCTTTGTTTCATACAGCAGCTACCGATTGGGAAGTGAGTTCGATTTTCTTTTATATTCTATTGGCTGTTTTGGTTGGAGTTTATACGGTTTATTTCTCCAAGATAAGTCAGGTTGTTAAGAACTGGTTTGGGAAGATCAAAAACCCATACAATAAAGTATGGTTGAGTGGTATTTCCTTGGGCGTGATGATTTTCATCTTTCCAGCACTTTATGGCGAAGGTTATCTTACCATACAGCAGATGCTCGACGGTCATTTCAATTCGATCGTAAAGAATTCCCTGTTCGCTGAATATAGAGATATGGCTTGGGTAGTTGTGTGCTATACGGTGTTGACATTGTTTGCAAAATCTTTTGCAGCTCTATTTACCATCAATGGTGGTGGTAACGGTGGAGTATTCGGTCCAAGTTTGGTAATGGGGGGATTGATAGGGTTCGCTTTTGCATTTGGGATGAATCAAACGGGGTTTGTTCAATTAAATGTTCCCAATTTTGTGATGGCGGGTATGGCAGCGGCATTAGCCGGGATTATGCATGCACCACTGACTGGTATATTTTTGATCGCCGAAGTTACTGGCGGTTATACCATGATGGTACCATTGATGTTAGTAGCTTCAATCTCTTATTTAATCAATAGAGGTGTCATGAAGCATTCTATATATACCAAAGTTTTGGCGGAATCTGGAGATTTGCTTTCCTATGAGGATAAAGATAGGACCGTATTGAGTATGATGAAGCTCAGGTATGTTCTTGAAACTAACTTTGTCGTTCTCAGACCCAATGAGACACCTTTAGATCGTCAATCTGATATCATTCACTCCAAAAGAAACATCTTTCCCATTGTAGATGAAAAGGGGAAACTGATTGGAATATTATATAGTGAACGATTGTTTTCGATTCTATTGGGCGAAGAAGAGGGTAGGGAAAAGACCTTTTCAGCATTGGCACAAAAGCCTAATGATATAATAATAGAAACTGAAAATATGGAATTGGTAATGAACAAGATGAATAAAGAGGATGTTTGGATATTACCAGTCGTGAATAAAGATGATCAATACTTAGGTTTTATCTCTAAATCATCTGTATTTAATAAATATAGGGGCTTGTTAATTCGTCAAGGTCAATACTTAGAATAAAACATCTGTAATATATAAATGAAAGAGGCAATTGGATTGAAATTCAATTGCCTTTTTTAATGAACAAAATCCTTTAGGGCATTACATTCTAGAGTCTTTTTTCTCTTAATAGCGCTATTTGACTTTATTTTTTTGAGATGGTTTAATTTAAAATTGGCGAGAATCTACAATTTATTGTCTTCAATTAATCATTATCTAAAGTTTGAGAATCAATGTTTTAACGCTTAAATCTCCCAAAAACACCATCTATTTAACTAAAAAATAATATGTTAACAAATGTTAAACGGTACAATAATTGTTAAATGATACGTTAATAAGATGGAAGTGTAATAAAAATATTACGAAGGCAAAAAAACAAATCGGAAAATTACTGTGAAGAAAACAAAGTTATCAATTTTAAAAGCTACATTTTTATTGATTAGTTCAGTTAGCATCATGGCTAGCTGTTCTGAGAGCAAATCCAAAGAAAAAGAAAATACTATAAAAGCAATGGCTTTACCAGTTTACACGGTTGAGAGATCGGATGCTGTAACGGTAAAGGATTACCTTGGTACCATAGAGGGTAAGGTTAACGTTGAAGTTCGTCCGCAAGTTGAAGGACTCCTGCAGGAAATCTATGTGGACGAAGGTGCTTATGTTCAAAAAGGTCAAAAACTTTTTAAAATCGACCCGTCTTTCTATCAAGAGGATTTGAATAATATGTACGCTGCAGAGAAGGTAGCACAAGCCAAATTGAAAAATGCAAAACTTGAAGTAGATCGTTTAAGACCATTGGTTGAAAATGATGTCATCTCAGATGTTAGATTAGCATCTGCTGAATCAGACTACCAAGTTGCTAAAGCAGGCTTAGATCAAGCTGCCGCAGAAGTAAGATCTGCTCAATTAAGTAGGAATTTTACAACGATTACAGCTCCAGTGAGTGGTTACATAGGACGTATCCCAAAACGTATAGGTAACTTAATTACAAAAGGAGACAAAGAACCCCTTACCAATCTTTCAGATATTCAGGAAGTATATATTTACTTTGCGATGAATGAGTCTGATTTCCTGTATTTCTCAAAAGCACAGGCGAAGATGGACAGTATCGAGGGACGTAAATACGATAAATTGAAGAGATTAACATTCCCAGAAGTTACCTTAATGATGGCTGATGGGGAAGAATATTCTTCAAAAGGTATTGTGGACGCAGTGAATGGTCAGGTTGATAGAACTACTGGTTCGATTTCATTGAGGGCAACATTCCCTAATCCCAATAATATCTTACGTTCAGGAAGTACGGGTACTTTGAAAATTGCTGAAGTGAAGAAAGATGTTTTGCAAATTCCTCAGATTGCGACGAATGAATTGCAGGACAAGACTTTCATCTACGTTGTTGATAAAAACAATCAAGCACAACGCCGAAACATCAAGTTAAATGGCAAGACCAAGGATAAGTATATTGTATCTGAGGGAGTCCAAGAAGGCGATCGTGTCATTCTAAGTGGATTTGAAGAATTGACTGAAGGGTCAGAAATCATGCCTATTCCACAGCAAAAATAATTGTTTAATTAAATTTTAAAAGCTGATTCTAACTTTTCCTTACTTATAGTAGGGAAGAGCTTAGGATAGCTAAATCCTAACTTTTCTATATGCTTAAAACATTCGTAAGTCGTCCCGTTTTAGCTACCGTTGTTTCTATTATATTGGTGATTCTGGGTTTGGTAGGAATGAAACTACTTCCAGTAACCAGGTTCCCGGAAATTGCACCACCTAGTGTTGTTGTATCCTTAAGTTACCCTGGTGCGACCGCAGAAACTGTAGCTGCCTCTGTATTGTTGCCTATTGAAGAGGCAATCAACGGGGTGGAGAACATGACGTATATCAGGTCTACAGCATCCAATTCAGGATCTGGTAGTGTAACTGTATATTTTAAAACAGGAACAAATCCTGATGTAGCTTCTGTAAATGTTCAGACGAGGATTTCTAAAGCAATATCAGCTATTCCAGCAGAGGTTAACGAAGCTGGTATTACCACGATGCCTCGGCAGAGTGGTGTTATCATGACCATCAATATCTTTTCAAATCAGAAAGATTCGGTTTATGATGAAACATTCCTACAAGCGTTTGCTCAAATTAACTTAATGCGTCCATTATTACGTGTTGATGGTGTGGCGCAGGTTTCCAGGTTGGGTGCTCGTGATTATGCGATGCGGGTATGGTTAAATCCAGAAAAACTTGCTTTATATAATTTGGTACCTAAGGATATATCTGATGCCATCAAGGATCAAAACTTTGAGATTGCTCCAGGTAAATTTGGTGAGACTTCTGACGAAGCTTTCGAAACTGTGATTAAACACAAGGGTAGGTTCAGCCAACCCGAGGAATTCCAAAATATTGTAATCAAGACTAATAAAGATGGTTCGGTACTCTACTTGAAGGATGTCGCCCGGGTTGAGTTTGGTGCGACAAACTTGAACTCGGATAATAAAGTGGATGGAAAACCAGGACTTACCTTAAACTTGACCCAAACCAGTGGATCCAACGCCCATGATATTGACGTTGCCGTTCGAAAGGTTTTGGAAGAACAAAAGAGATATTTCCCTAAAGGAATTGATTATGATATTACCTATTCAGTACGTGATCAGATTGATCAATCTATAGATCAGGTAAAACACACCTTATTTGAAGCATTTATATTAGTATTTATCATTGTATTTATTTTCCTTCAGGATTTTAGATCCACTTTGATTCCTGCTATTGCCATTCCGGTGTCCTTGATAGGTACATTCTTTTTCCTTTCGTTGTTTGGGTTCTCGTTGAATGTCTTGACGATGTTTGCCCTGGTGCTCGCCATTGGTATTGTGGTCGATGATGCGATTGTCGTCGTCGAGGCCATACACCATAAAATGCATGCAACCGGTCAGAAACCTAGGCAAGCTACCTTATCAACGATGTCAGAAATTACAGGAGCTATTCTTTCCATTACGATGGTTATGGCTGCGGTATTCTTACCGGTAGGATTTATGGAAGGACCAGCGGGTATTTTCTATCGACAGTTTGCTTATACTTTGGCAACAGCAATTTTGATTTCAGCATTAAATGCCTTGACATTAAGTCCGGCCTTATGTGCCTTGCTGTTAAAACCACCTCATGATGAGAAAGAGGTTGGTAAAAAGAAAAATAAGTTCAAATACCTATAAGGATAGATTCTTTACGGCTTTCAATACTTCGTTTGATAGGTTTACAGATAAATATATTATCGGAGTAAAGAAATTAATCAAGAACCAAAAAGTTGCATGGGCTGGATTGGCTGTTATTACCGCAATTGGAGCATTCTTAATGATGAAATCTCCAAAATCATTTATTCCAACGGAAGATGATGGTTTTGTGACTTACAATATTGCGATGCCTGCTGGTGCTTCATTGGCCTAGGACAACTGAAGTTCTGAAGAAAGCGGATAGTATCTTAAGAAGGCATAAAGACATCGAGGGAATGACTTCGGTATCGGGGTATAATGCTTTGGATCAAAGTTCAAGTCCGGCTTTTGCTGCAGGATATATTACAATGGTGCCACATGCTGACCGTAAGGAAATCAAAAATATCCAGGATTTTATGGATACGGTTAGAAATGATCTTTCCCAATTGCATGAAGCTACATTTACCGTTTTTCCAAGGCCAACTGTTCAAGGTTTCGGTGATTTTGCCGGGATAGAGATGGTACTACAGGATCGATTAGGTGGTGACATTCGTGATTTCAATGTGTTGGCGGATACTTTTATCAACCAATTGAATGAACTTCCAGAAATTGGAAATGCTTATACGAGTTTTTAAATCGACCTTTCCACAATATGAAGTCAATATTGATGTCGTAAAAGCTAAGTCGTTGGGTGTGAGTATCAATAGCTTGATGTCAACCATACGTTTATACTTTGCTAGGGTACAGGCATCCGATTTTAGTAGGTTTGGTAGACAATATCGTGTTTATGTACAATCAGATTTTGATTTCCGTACGGATCCAGAATCATTCAGTTCAATTTTTGTAAGAAATGATGCCGGTAAAATGGTTCCAATTAATACGATCGTCACCTTGAATAAGATTGTAGGACCAGAAACTATTACGAGGTACAATTTGTACAATGCCATTGTTGTAAATGCAGAACCAGCAAAAGGATACAGTACCGGAGATGCCATGGCTGCCATTGAACAATTTGCTGAAGAAAAGCTGCCGGGTAATATCGGTTATGAATGGACAGGTATGAGTTTGGAAGAGAGCCAATCCGGTTTCTCAGACCGTATTGATCTTTGCATTAAGTATCTTATTTGTTTACTTCTTGCTTGCTGCACAGTATGAAAGTTATATCCTTCCATGGGCGGTTTTATTATCCATTCCTGTGGGATTGATTGGAGTATATGCGACCATTGGTTTGGTTGGACTTCAAAACAATATTTACGTGCAGGTCGGATTGATTATGCTTATTGGTCTCTTGGCGAAGAATGCAATTTTGATTGTGGAGTTTGCCGTGCAGGAGCGTGATAAAGGACTGAGTATAGTGGATGCGGCCATCAATGGAGCGAAGTTAAGGTTACGTCCGATTTTGATGACCAGTTTAGCCTTTGTAGCCGGATTGATTCCGTTGATGTGGACAGTAGGTCCTTCAGCAATCGGTAACCATTCAATCAGTTTTAGCGCTGCTGGTGGTATGTTGTTCGGGGTAACATTCGGTATTTTCATAATACCAGTGCTTTTCGTTGTATTCAAGACCTTAGACGAAAAAGTGCGCAATAAAATTAGAACTGAAGAAGAAGAAGAATAAAATTCATGAATAAGAAATCAATATTAAGGGTTTTAATCGGATGTTTATGTGCTGCATTCTTTATGGTGCAGGGCTGTAAAGTTGGACAGAAATACCAACAGCCTGATTTGAACATGCCTGAGAAATTTAGAGGCGATACCTTGGCTTACTTTGGAGATACTTCAAGTATAAGTCAAATATCTTGGAAAGAATTCTTCCATGATCCTACATTAAAGGATTTAATAGACTCAGCGCTTGCAAATAATTATGATATGCAAACCGCTTTAAAGAACATAGAAATTGCAAATAAATGGGTTAGGCAAAATAAATGGAACTATTTTCCAGAAGTTGATGCAACAATTGCCAGTGCCAATAAGCAATATCGTTCAAAAGAGTTTGGTTCTGGACCATCCACAAGATGGTACGACAGAAAAGGTACAAAAGCGCCCAGAAAACATGTTTACCTATCTCTCTCAGTTTGGAACTGAAATTGGATTCAGTTGGGAAATCGATATTTGGGGCAAGATTGGAAACGCGAGAGAGCAGTTAACAGCTGAATATTTGAATACCCAAGAAGCAAAGAATGCAATTCAAACCAATCTAATTGCTAGTGTTGCCAAAGGTTATTTTAATCTATTGATGCTGGATGCAAAAATCGAAGTTGCAAAAAGAAACGTCTTGTTGAATGACAGTACATTGCAAAATGATCAAACTGCAGTATGAGGCTGGTGAAATCACGGCATTGGCAATCCAACAGACGGAGTCTCAAAGATTGATTGCTGCTTCCCTAGTTCCTGAACTGGAAAAGGAAATCGTCCTTCAGGAGAATGCTTTAAGGATTTTGATCGGAGAAATGCCTGATTCGGTTAGTAGAGGTACAAGTTTTGAGCACCTTTTTGCAGAGAATAAGGATATTTCCTTGGGCTCTCCCTTAGAAATAATTAGAAAATAGACCTGATGTAAGAGGAGCAGAGTGGGGATTAGTAGCTGCTAATGCAAATGCAAACATTAAGCAAGCTATGAGATACCCTTCATTATCGTTAGAAGGTGTTTTCGGAGTCAATTCCATGCTTCCAAAAAATTGGTTCTCCATTCCAGGATCTTTATTGGGTGGAATTGGTGGTAGTTTGACAGCTCCAATCTTTAAAAACAAAACTTTGAAAACAGAGTGGGAGGTTGCTAAACTAGAAAGAGATAAAGCAGAAATCGATTTTCAAAAGACTGTTCTAGAAGCCGTTAGCGAAGTTTCCGATGCGGTTGTAACGGTTGAAAAATTGAGAGAGCAGTTAGAATTTGCAAGATTGAGAGTCGAAAACTCTGAAAAAGCGGTAAGAAATGCCAGTCTATTGTTTAAGGGTGGTTATGCTACTTATTTAGAAGTTATCACTGCCCAAGGGAATGCCCTTGACTCTGACCTTGCACTTGTAGAATTAAGACAAGAACACCTTGAATCCTATGTGGATTTATATAGATCCCTAGGTGGAGGATGGAGATAAAAGATTAACACAACAAACAGACTTCACAGTATCATTATGATACATTTCCATCGTTCTTAACTTTATCCGAAAAAGTAAAGAACAAAAATGAATGGGTCGGTCTTCGAAAGAATTCCGACTCATTTGCTTTTAGATTATTAGATGTGAGATATGGGAAATGAGATGTGAGATGGAAAGTTCTTATGTCTAATGTCTTTTGTCTAATGTCTTAAGACTTAAGTCTACTGACTATTCCTTATCTTTACCGAACCAAACCAGTAATCATTTACTGCGAAAAACATTATTAACAATTAACCTGAATACCATTCATAAATGGAGAAATATTTTATTTTTTTAGTATTAGCGTTGATAACAGAAATAATCGGGACTGTTTCAGGTTTCGGGTCATCTATTCTGTTTGTACCGACGGCTTCTTTATTCTTTGATTTTAAAGCTGTATTAGGAATAACAGCAGTTTTTCATGTGTTCAGCAATATCTCGAAAATCACCTTATTTCGAAAGGGGATCAATAAAAATATTGCTATCAAATTAGGAATACCGGCTGTATTGTTCGTGATCATTGGCGCATTATTAACCAAATATGTGCCTGTAAAGGAGATGGAATTGGGAATGAATATTTTAATAGCCTGCTTAGCGATATTCCTGCTCTTCAGATTTAATAAGCCTTTGAAGCAAACGAGCCAAAACCTGTATTTAGGTGGTGCAATTTCAGGATTCTTTGCCGGTCTTGTAGGGACGGGGGGAGCCATTAGGGGAATCACATTGGCGGCTTTTAATTTGCCCAAAGATATTTTTATTGCAACCTCTGCATTGATTGATCTTGGAGTAGACTTAAGCAGGGCTGTAATTTATGTTTCTCAAGGCTATTTTCCCAAGGAATATATCAGCTTAATCCCTTTTTTGATCATTGTCAGTATTCTTGGTAGTTATCTGGGCAAAATAATATTAAAATATACCTCAGAGAAAGTCTTTAAATACATTGTGTTGGGAGTAGTTATCCTAACGTCAATATTTCAATTTATCAATTACTTCTCAAGTTCAGCCAACACTTAATTACCTCAAGTTAGGTCTACTCGTTAAAGGAGAAAAAGACCACGGAATTGAACTGAGGATAATCAATGTGATCCATATATATCTTTTCCAAAGGTATCTGAACCCATTTTGATTTATTTTAGATTTAACAGTTAGGGTGAAAATATTGATTAACAGCACAGCTAAGGTCATCATGGACATATGTTCCAGACCAAAAAAACGAAGCTGTCTATTTTTTAGACCGGACCCTATATCGGACCAAAAACCAATAACCAACGGACTGTTCAAATATAAAAGCCAACCTAATACAAATTGGATATTATAGATAAAAGTAAAAACGATCACAAGTTGGTAGTGTTTGATCTGGAAGATTGTATTGTTGCGTTGGTTAATGTAGAGCCAAATCAATTGTGAAACGAGCGCAAATAATACAGCCCAACGATAATAGGAGTGGAAAATCAAAAAATAATGATACACAGTTTTCGCTTAAGTAAATGATGCTAAAATTACATACGAATATGTAAATTAGTGGCGTTTTACCATTGGAAAATTTGATAACATGAAAAAATTGACTTTAATATTAGGAATCGCTTTAACAGTATTATTTACAACTACTAATTCGGAGACTTTTGCGCAGACAAAAAAGCCAAATCCAGAATTAGATAGCCTTGCTAAACCCTATCATCCTGAAGCTGACGCGCAAAAAGATATCGATAGTTTAGTGGTATTGGCACAAAAAGAAAATAAAAACATAATCGTGCAAGCTGGTGGGAATTGGTGTATTTGGTGCTTAAGATTCAATAACTATATCCACGAAAATAAAAAAATTGCAGGTGTATTGAATGATAACTTCGTGTATTATCACCTTAACTTTTCCCCTGAAAACAAAAACGAAGCTGTATTCAATAAGTATGCACCAGGTAAAGGACAAGAATACGGATATCCATTTTTTATAGTATTAGATAAAAATGGGAAAGTCCTAACAACACGTGAAAGCGGAAATCTAGAAGCAGGCAAAGGATATGACGAAACAAAAGTCCTCACATTTTTTAATGAATGGTTGCCAAAAAAATAAAATGTTTTAAATGAGAAAAGCAGTGTAGAAACACTGCTTTTTATATTTTTTTGAAGTATTAAATCAAAGGCTTTAGATTATTGCTTTGATAATAATCAATCTTGTGCTGAAACATTTCAGCCATTCTAGATCCTTGCCATTTTGCGCGGTCTGCTTTTTCACCTTGAAAATAATGATCAACAGTTTCAGAAAATAATCCTATCCAATGGTCGAAATGTTCCTTGCTGACCGGTAATTTTGCATGCGGTGGAAAAGGGCTACCGTAATAAGTGTGTTGCTCTAAAAGAACAGTTTGCCAAAATCTATACATTTTCTCTAAATGCTCTGGCCATCTGTCTTGAATTACCCCATTGAAAATCGGACCTAACAATTCATCTTCACGTATGCGGTCATAAAAATTATTTACAATCAATTTTATGTCCTCTATATTCTCGATATCCCTTTTTTTGCTCTCCATATCATTAATTGTTAATTTTTCCTTTACCTAACCAAGATACTATCACCTGAAATAAGTCCAATTGCTAAATCATGGACAGTACTATTTTCAAGCATAGTCTTTAAATCAGTTCTGATCTGCACAAAGCTATGATGCATAGGACAAGGTTTGGATGCATTGCATTCTTTTAAACCTAATGCACAACCTGTAAAAATCTTATCTCCATCAACAGCTTTAACGATATCTGCCAAGGTGGTATTTTGGATTTGCAAATAGTCCATTTCGAAACCGCCAAATGGTCCTTTGATGGAATGTAGGATTTTGTGTTTTGTCAATAATCCTAGCACCTTGGCTGTAAAGGCTTCTGGGGTTCCTGTATGTTCTGCAACAGCTCCAATTTTCACTCTATTGCCATCCATAGATTGCGTAGCAATATAGATGATAGCTTTTATCCCATGTTCACAAGCTTTAGAAAACATATTCTGATATATTTATTGTAAAGATACGGACAATTTTTAATTTAAGACAATGTTGTCTTAAATTGGTTTAATGATTAGTTGATTCTAGGATATGGCATATAATCATCTTCATAATGATTCCAAATGATGTTAGCTATTTTTCGGGTCAGATTTTCGGCTTCATTTTCATTCGTCCAGCTTCTATCTTTATTATTCTTAGTAAGGATGGTAAACACAAAATCTCCATGGGGAGCATTTACTAATACTATTTCTCCACGTGCATCATCCAATGATCCTGTCTTACTAATCATATTAATTATCGCTGGAAATTGTGATAATGACCGTTCATTATAAAATTGGTTCTTTAAAAATCTATACATTTTATCTGAATGCTCAGACGAAACTACCTTTCCTTCTCTGATCAATTCGAAAAGTTTAGACATTTCTCTCGGCGTCGTTTGTCCCCAACCATATTTTTTCCATATTTCTTCTCTACCTGGAGTTCGAGAGTTTACTTTCGTGTTTTTTAACCCCAACTCATCCAAAATGGGATTGATAGTCTGGCCGCCACCTGCAAGCTCCTGACACCAAATGGAAGTGACATTGTCACTATAACTCAGCATCAGTCCGATTAGAGTTGCTAAATCTGTTTCGGTGCTATCCTTGAAAAACTGCATTAAACCAGATCCGCCGTATGCTCTAGATTCACGGTATAGAAATTTTTGATCCAATCTTAGTTCGCCATTTTTTATCTTTTGGAATACACCTACCAACAATGGAACTTTTACTATACTGGCAGTAGGGAATATACTATCGGCATGGATTGCAACTTCTTTGTTTTTCTTGAGATGTTTAACATATACCCCGATGTCTCCCTGAAAACCTTCAATTGCTTGATTTATTTTTTGTTCTAGACTTTTATCTGTTTTCTGGGCGTTTACGTTTGAGATAATTAATAAAAATATAATGCTAAGGCTAAGTAGTTTTTTCATAGATAAAATTTATTTTTATTGTAAATCGAATTTAAGAAATAAAGGATGGAAATTTCTGGTCATAAGGATTTATTTATGGTTGTGATCGGTGGAAAACCTGAAGGAAGGTATACCGAGCAGCACGATGTATTTTTTGGAATAGGCGATGGGCTCAAAGATTTAGTACCAAGCATGTATGAATTTTGGCCAGCATTAGAGGGCCGAATGCATATAGATTCTTGGAGAAAGGTAAGCCAGATAGGAGATTATAAAATTCAGATTAATACTCTGAGCAATCAAAGACAGAGTCAAGAGAAAAGGTTGTACTTTGTTAATTTGGGCGGTTACAAACCAAATGATATGGAAGAATATCACTACAAACAAGTGGTTGTAGCTGGAAGTCTTGCAGAAGCGACAAAGTTAGCTAAGGAATCTGTTTTTTGGAAGCATCATGAATCTTCGCATATTGATGATAAATATGGAATTGACGTAGATGATATCTATGAAGTTTCAGATCTTTTGAGTCCAAAAT
The Sphingobacterium daejeonense genome window above contains:
- a CDS encoding group III truncated hemoglobin, whose translation is MESKKRDIENIEDIKLIVNNFYDRIREDELLGPIFNGVIQDRWPEHLEKMYRFWQTVLLEQHTYYGSPFPPHAKLPVSKEHFDHWIGLFSETVDHYFQGEKADRAKWQGSRMAEMFQHKIDYYQSNNLKPLI
- a CDS encoding RrF2 family transcriptional regulator, which translates into the protein MFSKACEHGIKAIIYIATQSMDGNRVKIGAVAEHTGTPEAFTAKVLGLLTKHKILHSIKGPFGGFEMDYLQIQNTTLADIVKAVDGDKIFTGCALGLKECNASKPCPMHHSFVQIRTDLKTMLENSTVHDLAIGLISGDSILVR
- a CDS encoding serine hydrolase gives rise to the protein MKKLLSLSIIFLLIISNVNAQKTDKSLEQKINQAIEGFQGDIGVYVKHLKKNKEVAIHADSIFPTASIVKVPLLVGVFQKIKNGELRLDQKFLYRESRAYGGSGLMQFFKDSTETDLATLIGLMLSYSDNVTSIWCQELAGGGQTINPILDELGLKNTKVNSRTPGREEIWKKYGWGQTTPREMSKLFELIREGKVVSSEHSDKMYRFLKNQFYNERSLSQFPAIINMISKTGSLDDARGEIVLVNAPHGDFVFTILTKNNKDRSWTNENEAENLTRKIANIIWNHYEDDYMPYPRIN
- a CDS encoding DUF1543 domain-containing protein; protein product: MEISGHKDLFMVVIGGKPEGRYTEQHDVFFGIGDGLKDLVPSMYEFWPALEGRMHIDSWRKVSQIGDYKIQINTLSNQRQSQEKRLYFVNLGGYKPNDMEEYHYKQVVVAGSLAEATKLAKESVFWKHHESSHIDDKYGIDVDDIYEVSDLLSPKFKENYQIDIIENPGIKEDSLEVGYLKITKLLSEK